In Crassostrea angulata isolate pt1a10 chromosome 4, ASM2561291v2, whole genome shotgun sequence, one genomic interval encodes:
- the LOC128179599 gene encoding uncharacterized protein LOC128179599 — MDGPCNSAQDVVRCTLCQDSVGPMYCEVCHIHLCKDCVETHFSDSSKVHKVMSLKQYLTTLNYPKCRKHPTKQCELHCEQCDILICAQCKSSKKHLGHIQVDILKTFESKTEKLQKDLQELEKSIYPKYKEIASNIPVQKSDLNKNSQKLITAIDNQGEVWHREINAMIRNLKSNVEEMESKHLVVLNKQEDEITRTISEITQTIAELKKLLNSKDVCFVSEYKSRNAEFRKLPPKLKVSLSNFRPQKIHTDQLIKQFGSLSALSFTTEEQDYSMPTQGAESSPPDRSLMDDPRVTTAIDTGYKPLYGVTCLNDEEVWTCGGGSMTKLFNLQGKAVKSIQTKSGNQPEDIAVTRSGDLVYTDYFDRTVNIVKNTQIQAVIRLQGWKPICVCSTSSGDLLVVMDSDDDKQSKVVSYSGSTKKQSIQYDDKGQPLYSSGGTKYISENRNLDICVSDCYARAVVVVNQAKKLRFTYTGPPSTTKGSFNPRGITTDSQGRILTADCTNNRIHILDQDGQFLRYIYCHLRGPWCLCVDTRDNLFVTELFTGKVKKIQYYM; from the coding sequence ATGGACGGGCCCTGTAACAGCGCCCAGGATGTTGTACGCTGCACCCTGTGTCAGGACTCTGTGGGCCCCATGTACTGTGAAGTTTGTCatatacatctgtgtaaagacTGTGTAGAGACCCATTTCTCTGATTCCTCTAAAGTTCATAAAGTGATGTctcttaaacaatatttaaccacCCTGAACTATCCCAAGTGTAGGAAACACCCCACCAAACAATGTGAACTccactgtgaacaatgtgacattctTATTTGTGCACAATGTAAATCTTCTAAAAAACATTTAGGACATATACAAGTTGACATTCTTAAAACCTTTGAAAGCAAAACGGAAAAACTGCAAAAAGATTTGCAAGAATTGGAGAAATCTATTTATCCTAAATACAAAGAGATTGCATCCAACATCCCAGTGCAGAAATCTGATCTTAATAAAAACTCCCAGAAATTGATAACAGCAATTGACAACCAAGGAGAAgtctggcacagagaaataAACGCCATGATCAGAAACCTGAAATCTAACGTAGAGGAAATGGAATCCAAACACCTGGTCGTCCTAaacaaacaggaagatgaaatcacacgcaccatttctgaaatcacacagactATTGCTGAACTGAAGAAGTTACTGAACTCCAAAGATGTTTGCTTTGTCTCTGAGTACAAATCCAGGAACGCTGAATTCAGAAAATTGCCTCCAAAACTCAAAGTGTCCTTATCAAACTTTAGGCCTCAGAAAATTCACACAGATCAGCTTATcaaacagtttggttctctgtcagcattATCTTTTACAACAGAGGAACAAGACTACAGCATGCCGACCCAGGGAGCCGAGTCCTCTCCCCCAGACCGGTCATTGATGGATGATCCCCGGGTTACCACAGCTATAGACACAGGGTATAAACCTCTATACGGCGTGACGTGTCTGAATGATGAAGAAGTGTGGACATGTGGTGGTGGCAGCATGACGAAACTCTTCAACCTGCAGGGAAAAGCAGTGAAATCCATCCAAACAAAGTCAGGGAATCAGCCAGAGGatatagcagtgacaaggagtggggatctagtttatactgattactttgatagaactgtgaacatagtgaagaatacacagatacaggcAGTAatcagactacaggggtggaAACCTATctgtgtctgtagtacctcctctggtgacctcctggttgtcatggacagtgatgatGATAAACAATCAAAAGTTGTGtcttactctggctccacaaagaaacaaagtattcagtacgatgacaaaggacaacctctttATTCATCTGGTGGcactaaatacatcagtgagaacagaaATTTAGATATCTGTGTTTCAGACTGTTACgcccgtgcagtagtggtggtcaatcaggccaagaaactccggtttacctacactggtcctccctctactaccaagggatcATTTAATCCAcgcggcatcacaacagacagccagggtcggatcctgacagcagactgtACCAACaaccgtatccacatcctggatcaggacggacagttcctccgctacatttaCTGTCATTTACGGGGTCCATGGTGTTtgtgtgtggacaccagagacaacctttTTGTGACTGAACTTTtcacaggtaaagtgaagaaaatccaatattacatgtaa